One genomic region from Homalodisca vitripennis isolate AUS2020 chromosome 6, UT_GWSS_2.1, whole genome shotgun sequence encodes:
- the LOC124364745 gene encoding venom serine carboxypeptidase-like, producing the protein MVAVWLLFLFSVNVEGFFFFPEIEKFYLPGDADAGISLYLTPLLEEGKYEKAQQLSRVKPDLGNITSYSGFFTINKHCQSNLFFWFFPAQNGQWKDAPLLLWLEGGPGLTSLYSILLNIGPLKYHEGKLQKQEFSWNLETNLLLIDQPVGTGYSFTKSGCYAKNETDVGEDLYKALIQFYQLFPELVKNNFFISGQSYAGHYIPALGHAIHKYNPGAEVKISLAAMMIGNGLSDAETQLDYGNHLYYLGLIDDAARDVYNQNYKQFVQNIKNKNWNAASKISYAFRGFLYDKFVGRKVDFFNYIDGSSISLDNLTRYIQSAEFRKALQIGYLPFNSFKNVYRNLRNDIVQSVKPWVEELLEFYPIVFYNGQLDLTCAYPLTINFLCSLDWSGKEQYLNSNRTKWCVKDNLAGYYKGGHNLYDVLVRDAGHAVTNDQPLLALTLISSVTSGTPDNPLHALTPC; encoded by the exons ATGGTAGCAGTGtggttactttttttattttcagtgaaCGTTGAAGGGTTTTTCTTTTTCCCTGAAATAGAAAAATTCTATCTACCTGGTGATGCTGATGCGGGAATATCATTATACCTAACTCCTCTCTTGGAGGAGGGAAAATATGAAAAAGCTCAACAACTGTCGAGAGTTAAACCTGACTTAGGAAACATAACAAGCTACTCCGGATTCTTCACCATTAACAAACATTGCCAATCAAATTTGTTCTTTTGGTTTTTCCCAGCACAAAATGGACAATGGAAGGATGCACCGCTTCTGTTGTGGTTAGAAGGAGGTCCAGGACTTACATCTTTGTATTCAATACTCTTAAACATAGGTCCTTTGAAATATCATGAAGGAAAATTACAGAAACAGGAGTTTTCTTGGAATTTAGAAACTAACTTGCTCCTCATAGACCAACCTGTTGGAACAGGTTACAGTTTTACGAAGAGTGGATGCTATGCTAAAAACGAAACAGATGTGGGCGAGGACCTGTACAAAGCACTAATCCAGTTTTACCAACTGTTCCCGGAGTTAGTCAAGAACAATTTTTTCATCTCTGGACAATCATATGCCGGCCATTACATTCCTGCTTTAGGCCACGCCATTCACAAATATAATCCTGGTGCTGAGGTGAAGATCAGTCTCGCTGCCATGATGATCGGCAACGGCTTGAGTGACGCTGAGACACAGCTGGACTATGGTAATCATCTCTACTATCTTGGACTGATTGACGATGCAGCAAGAGACGTATACAATCAGAATTATAAACAGTTTGTGCAAaacattaagaataaaaattggaatGCTGCCTCTAAAATTAGTTATGCATTTAGAGGTTTCCTGTACGACAAGTTTGTGGGCAGAAAAGTggattttttcaattatattgatGGCTCTTCAATATCACTAGATAATTTGACAAGATACATCCAATCAGCTGAATTTCGTAAGGCACTTCAGATCGGTTACCTTCCATTCAattcgtttaaaaatgtttaccgCAATTTACGTAATGACATTGTACAGTCAGTAAAACCCTGGGTGGAAGAATTGTTGGAGTTCTACCCCATAGTGTTCTACAATGGTCAGTTGGACTTAACTTGTGCCTATCCCCTGACCATCAACTTTCTTTGTTCTCTCGATTGGAGTGGGAAGGAGCAGTATCTCAATTCTAACAGAACAAAGTGGTGTGTAAAAGAt AACTTGGCTGGATACTACAAAGGAGGACATAACCTGTACGATGTGCTGGTACGGGATGCTGGCCATGCAGTAACAAATGACCAACCTCTTTTGGCCCTCACCCTCATCAGTTCTGTCACTTCGGGAACTCCTGACAACCCTCTGCATGCTCTAACCCCTTGTTGA
- the LOC124364746 gene encoding venom serine carboxypeptidase-like, with protein MVAVWLLFFFSVNVEGFFFFPEIEKFYLPGDADAGISLYLTPLLEEGKYEEAQQLSRVKPDLGNITSYSGFFTINKQCQSNLFFWFFPAQKGQWKDAPLLLWLEGGPGLTSLYSILLNIGPLKYHEGELQKQEFSWNLETNLLLIDQPVGTGYSFTKSGCYAKNETDVGEDLYKALIQFYQLFPELVKNNFFISGQSYAGHYIPALGHAIHKYNPGAEVKISLTAMMIGNGLSDAETQLDYGNHLYYLGLIDDAARDVYNQNYKQFVQDIKDKNWNAATKLCDAFRGFLYDRFVDRKVNMFNYIDGSSISPRNLSRYIQSAEFRKALQIGYLPFHSFPTVYRNLRNDIVQSVKPWVEELLEFYPIVFYNGQLDLACAYPLTINFLRSLDWSGKEQYLNSNRTKWCLKDDLAGYYKGGHNLYDVLIRDAGHAVTNDQPLWALTLISSVTLGTPDNPLHALTPC; from the exons ATCATTATACTTAACTCCTCTCTTGGAGGAGGGAAAATATGAAGAAGCTCAACAACTGTCGAGAGTTAAACCTGACTTAGGAAATATAACAAGCTACTCCGGATTCTTCACCATTAACAAACAGTGCCAATCAAATTTGTTCTTTTGGTTTTTCCCAGCACAAAAAGGACAATGGAAGGATGCACCACTTCTGCTGTGGTTAGAAGGAGGTCCAGGACTTACATCTTTGTACTCAATACTCTTAAACATAGGTCCTTTGAAATATCATGAAGGAGAATTACAGAAACAAGAGTTTTCTTGGAATTTAGAAACTAACCTGCTCCTCATAGACCAACCTGTTGGAACAGGTTACAGTTTTACGAAGAGTGGATGCTATGCTAAAAACGAAACAGATGTGGGCGAGGACCTATACAAAGCACTAATCCAGTTTTACCAACTTTTCCCAGAGctagttaaaaacaattttttcatctCTGGACAATCATATGCCGGCCATTACATTCCTGCTTTAGGCCACGCCATTCACAAATATAATCCTGGTGCTGAAGTGAAGATCAGTCTGACTGCCATGATGATCGGCAACGGCTTGAGTGACGCTGAGACACAGCTGGACTACGGTAATCATCTCTACTATCTTGGACTGATTGACGATGCAGCAAGAGACGTATACAATCAGAATTATAAACAGTTTGTGCAAGACATTAAGGATAAAAATTGGAATGCTGCCACTAAACTTTGTGATGCCTTTAGAGGGTTCCTGTATGACAGGTTTGTGGACAGGAAAGTGAATATGTTCAATTATATTGATGGCTCTTCAATATCACCACGTAATTTGTCAAGATACATCCAATCAGCCGAATTCCGTAAGGCACTTCAGATCGGTTACCTTCCATTCCATTCGTTTCCAACTGTTTACCGCAATTTACGTAATGACATTGTACAGTCAGTAAAACCCTGGGTGGAAGAATTGTTGGAGTTCTACCCCATAGTGTTCTACAATGGTCAGTTGGACCTAGCTTGTGCCTATCCCCTGACCATTAACTTTCTTCGTTCTCTCGATTGGAGTGGGAAGGAGCAGTATCTCAATTCTAACAGAACAAAGTGGTGTTTAAAAGAt GACTTAGCTGGATACTATAAAGGAGGACATAACCTGTACGATGTGCTGATACGGGATGCAGGCCATGCGGTAACAAATGACCAACCTCTTTGGGCCCTCACCCTCATCAGTTCTGTCACTTTGGGAACTCCTGACAACCCTCTGCATGCTCTAACCCCTTGTTGA